A genomic segment from Anaerobacillus sp. CMMVII encodes:
- the secA gene encoding preprotein translocase subunit SecA has protein sequence MIGFLKKVIGDPSQRQLKKMQKTVDQIEALESEIAKLSDDGLRQKTEEFKKRYQDGEELDQILPEAFAVVREGAKRVLNMRHYPVQLLGGIVLHEGNISEMKTGEGKTFVATLPVYLNAISGKGVHVVTVNEYLARRDAEEMGKLYNFLGLTVGLNISGMSKEEKREAYHCDITYGTNNEFGFDYLRDNMVIYKEQMAQRTLNYALVDEVDSILIDEARTPLIISGSAEKSTKLYQVANSFVRTLRKEEDYTYDEKTKNVQLTDEGVEKAEKAFNIENLYDSTHVQLNHHINQALKAHVVMHRDTDYVVEDGDVVIVDQFTGRLMKGRRYSDGLHQAIEAKEGLIVQRESMTLASITFQNYFRMYQKLAGMTGTAKTEEEEFRNIYGMDVMVLPTNLPVVREDRPDLIFKTMDAKFKAVVNQIAELHKTGQPVLVGTVSVETSELLASYLKKKGVPHNVLNAKNHEREAEIIENAGQKGAVTIATNMAGRGTDIKLGEGVVDLGGLHVLGTERHESRRIDNQLRGRAGRQGDPGSSQFYLSMEDELMRRFGSDNMKAMMDRLGMDDDPIESKLVSRAVETAQKRVEGNNFDARKQILQYDDVMREQREIIYKQRLEVLESENVRDIVENMIKSAVERNVHAHTPEDQVPEDWDLKAIADYLRGTVLNEGVVTEKDLHGQDPEEMIELVMEKVKAAYNQKEIDFQPERMREFEKVILLRSVDTKWMNHIDQMDQLRQGIHLRAYGQNDPLREYRFEGFAMFEEMIASIEEEVSTYIMKAQIEQNLERKQVAEGKAVHASSGKEPEKKKPIRKGETIGRNEPCICGSGKKYKQCCGN, from the coding sequence ATGATAGGTTTTTTGAAAAAAGTGATTGGTGATCCAAGCCAACGTCAATTGAAAAAGATGCAAAAGACGGTTGATCAAATCGAGGCTCTCGAAAGCGAGATTGCGAAGCTTTCAGATGATGGTCTACGTCAAAAAACAGAAGAATTTAAAAAACGTTACCAAGATGGTGAAGAGTTAGATCAAATTTTACCAGAGGCATTTGCGGTTGTTCGTGAAGGTGCTAAGCGTGTTTTAAACATGCGTCATTATCCAGTACAGTTATTAGGTGGGATCGTCCTTCATGAAGGTAACATTTCCGAGATGAAAACTGGGGAAGGTAAAACATTTGTAGCGACACTCCCTGTTTATTTAAATGCGATCTCTGGAAAAGGTGTTCACGTTGTTACTGTCAATGAATACTTAGCACGTCGTGATGCTGAAGAAATGGGTAAGCTGTATAACTTTTTAGGGCTAACGGTCGGGTTAAATATTAGTGGTATGTCAAAAGAAGAAAAACGTGAAGCGTACCATTGTGATATTACATATGGAACAAATAATGAATTTGGCTTTGATTATCTCCGTGATAACATGGTTATTTATAAAGAACAAATGGCGCAACGTACGTTAAATTACGCCTTAGTCGATGAGGTCGATTCCATTTTAATTGATGAAGCTCGTACTCCATTGATCATTTCAGGTTCTGCTGAAAAATCAACGAAGCTTTATCAAGTCGCAAATTCTTTTGTACGCACACTACGTAAAGAAGAAGACTATACGTATGATGAAAAAACAAAAAATGTTCAGCTTACAGACGAAGGTGTTGAGAAAGCAGAAAAAGCTTTCAACATTGAAAACTTATACGATTCAACGCATGTTCAATTGAACCACCATATTAACCAAGCATTAAAAGCTCATGTTGTCATGCATCGTGATACCGATTATGTTGTTGAGGATGGCGATGTAGTAATCGTTGACCAATTTACAGGACGTCTAATGAAGGGGCGTCGCTATTCTGATGGACTTCACCAAGCAATTGAAGCGAAAGAAGGTTTGATTGTTCAACGGGAAAGTATGACATTAGCGTCAATTACGTTCCAAAACTACTTCCGAATGTACCAAAAGCTTGCCGGGATGACGGGTACAGCAAAAACAGAAGAAGAAGAATTCCGTAATATTTATGGAATGGATGTTATGGTCCTACCAACAAATTTACCAGTTGTTCGTGAAGATCGACCGGACTTGATTTTTAAGACGATGGATGCGAAATTCAAAGCAGTTGTAAATCAAATTGCAGAGCTTCATAAGACGGGACAACCAGTGCTTGTCGGTACAGTAAGTGTTGAAACATCAGAATTACTTGCTTCTTACTTAAAAAAGAAGGGTGTTCCTCACAACGTCTTAAATGCGAAGAACCATGAGAGAGAAGCAGAAATTATTGAAAATGCTGGTCAAAAAGGTGCGGTTACGATTGCTACAAACATGGCTGGTCGTGGAACCGACATTAAACTTGGCGAAGGTGTTGTTGATTTAGGCGGATTGCATGTACTTGGTACAGAACGTCATGAATCTCGTCGTATTGATAATCAGCTCCGTGGACGTGCTGGACGTCAAGGAGACCCAGGGTCATCACAATTCTACCTTTCAATGGAAGATGAATTAATGAGACGCTTTGGTTCAGATAATATGAAGGCAATGATGGATCGACTCGGTATGGATGATGATCCAATTGAAAGTAAGCTTGTCAGCCGTGCGGTTGAAACGGCACAAAAACGAGTAGAGGGTAACAACTTTGATGCTCGTAAACAAATTTTACAATATGATGATGTCATGCGTGAGCAGCGCGAAATCATTTACAAGCAACGCTTAGAAGTGCTTGAGTCTGAGAACGTTCGTGATATCGTTGAAAATATGATCAAATCAGCTGTTGAACGTAATGTTCACGCCCATACTCCTGAAGATCAAGTACCAGAAGATTGGGATTTAAAAGCTATTGCAGATTACCTAAGAGGAACTGTTCTTAATGAAGGTGTTGTCACAGAAAAAGACCTCCATGGACAAGATCCTGAAGAAATGATTGAGCTAGTTATGGAAAAAGTGAAAGCAGCTTACAATCAAAAAGAAATTGATTTCCAACCGGAAAGAATGCGTGAATTCGAAAAGGTTATTTTACTTCGTTCTGTTGATACAAAGTGGATGAATCATATCGATCAAATGGATCAGCTTCGTCAAGGTATCCATTTACGTGCCTATGGTCAAAATGATCCGCTTCGTGAATACCGTTTTGAAGGATTTGCAATGTTTGAAGAAATGATTGCTTCTATTGAAGAAGAAGTCTCAACGTATATTATGAAAGCGCAAATTGAGCAAAACCTAGAGCGTAAGCAGGTAGCTGAAGGCAAGGCCGTTCATGCCAGCTCAGGAAAAGAGCCGGAGAAAAAGAAACCAATCCGTAAAGGCGAAACAATCGGTCGTAACGAACCATGTATTTGCGGAAGCGGTAAAAAATACAAACAATGTTGTGGTAACTAG
- the prfB gene encoding peptide chain release factor 2 (programmed frameshift), giving the protein MELVEIKQELTMMAKRLADFRGSLDLEVKQERIAELDEKMSDPSFWDDQSKAQEVINESNALKEQVENYLSLQERYDDLDVSYQLVKEEPDTDLEKELVAGVRSLANDLNEYELTLLLSEPYDKNNAILELHPGAGGTESQDWASMLLRMYTRWAERKGFKVETLDYLPGEEAGVKSVTLLIKGHNAYGYLKAEKGVHRLVRISPFDASGRRHTSFVSCEVMPELPDDIEINISPDELKVDTYRASGAGGQHINTTDSAIRITHVPTNTVVTCQTERSQIKNRERAMKMLQAKLFQLKLDEQKAELDEIRGEQKEIGWGSQIRSYVFHPYSLVKDHRTNHEVGNSSAVMDGDLDPFIDAYLRSQIRS; this is encoded by the exons ATGGAACTTGTCGAGATAAAACAAGAGCTTACAATGATGGCTAAGCGGTTAGCGGACTTTAGGGGGTCCCTT GACCTTGAAGTGAAGCAAGAACGAATTGCTGAGCTTGACGAAAAGATGTCGGACCCAAGCTTCTGGGATGATCAATCAAAAGCCCAGGAAGTAATAAATGAATCAAATGCTTTAAAAGAACAGGTAGAGAATTATCTAAGTCTTCAAGAACGTTATGATGATTTAGATGTCTCTTATCAGCTAGTTAAAGAGGAGCCAGATACTGATTTGGAAAAAGAATTAGTGGCTGGTGTCCGATCTCTTGCCAATGATCTAAACGAGTATGAATTAACACTTCTTCTTAGCGAGCCTTATGATAAAAATAATGCCATCTTGGAGCTTCATCCAGGGGCAGGTGGTACAGAATCGCAAGACTGGGCTTCGATGCTATTGCGCATGTATACACGCTGGGCTGAACGCAAAGGATTTAAGGTTGAGACTCTAGATTATTTGCCTGGTGAAGAAGCAGGCGTAAAAAGTGTAACACTGCTTATCAAAGGGCATAACGCCTATGGCTATTTAAAAGCGGAAAAAGGGGTACACCGTCTTGTCCGCATTTCTCCGTTTGATGCATCTGGACGTCGTCATACTTCATTCGTTTCTTGTGAAGTGATGCCAGAGCTCCCGGATGATATTGAAATTAACATATCTCCAGATGAGTTGAAAGTAGATACGTACCGTGCAAGTGGAGCAGGCGGTCAGCATATTAATACAACTGATTCGGCGATCCGCATCACACATGTTCCTACAAATACAGTAGTTACTTGTCAAACTGAGCGCTCGCAAATTAAAAACCGTGAGCGAGCGATGAAGATGCTTCAAGCAAAGCTTTTTCAGCTAAAGTTAGATGAGCAAAAAGCAGAATTAGATGAAATCCGTGGTGAGCAAAAAGAAATTGGTTGGGGCAGTCAGATTCGCTCTTATGTCTTCCATCCATATAGCCTAGTAAAAGATCATCGTACGAACCATGAGGTTGGAAACTCTTCAGCAGTCATGGACGGCGATTTAGATCCATTTATCGACGCATATTTACGCTCACAAATCAGAAGCTAA
- a CDS encoding YitT family protein — MKNGKRRGAFRPSCPKWLVVWEYAHVVIGSAIVALAFNLFLLPNRIASGGVSGISIIINDIVGITPAFTQWALNIPLFIAGIVLLGGFKYGAKTLVGTIFLPMVVFLTRDLEAATLDPLLGALFGGIGVGVGLGIVFRSNSSTGGTDLAAQIIHKYTGLSLGACVFIIDGLIVASSAIVFNIELALYALIALFITGKTIDIVQMGVGYAKIALIISEKQEEVQQGLLKDVDRGVTKLEGYGGYTDHKRPVLMCVVNQTEVTKLKQVVRNLDPNAFVIVTNATEVLGEGFKK, encoded by the coding sequence ATGAAAAATGGGAAAAGAAGAGGGGCATTTCGACCTAGTTGTCCGAAATGGTTAGTTGTCTGGGAGTATGCACATGTGGTGATCGGCTCAGCCATTGTTGCGTTAGCTTTTAATTTATTTTTACTGCCTAATCGTATTGCCTCAGGTGGGGTAAGTGGGATTAGTATTATCATTAATGATATAGTTGGAATTACACCAGCTTTTACACAGTGGGCCTTAAATATTCCTTTGTTTATAGCTGGGATCGTACTTCTAGGAGGGTTTAAATACGGAGCCAAAACGTTAGTGGGAACGATCTTTTTACCGATGGTTGTTTTCTTAACTAGGGATTTAGAAGCAGCGACTTTAGATCCGCTTTTGGGAGCTCTATTTGGTGGAATTGGAGTCGGAGTTGGTTTAGGAATTGTCTTCCGTTCCAATTCATCTACAGGTGGGACCGATCTTGCAGCGCAAATTATTCATAAATATACAGGATTGTCATTAGGCGCATGTGTCTTTATTATTGACGGTTTAATTGTTGCTTCTTCAGCGATTGTTTTTAATATTGAATTGGCTCTTTATGCATTAATTGCCCTTTTTATTACAGGGAAAACAATTGATATTGTTCAAATGGGTGTTGGCTATGCGAAGATAGCCTTAATTATCTCGGAAAAGCAAGAAGAAGTTCAGCAAGGACTACTAAAAGATGTTGATAGAGGTGTGACAAAGCTAGAAGGATATGGTGGTTATACCGACCATAAACGACCAGTACTGATGTGTGTCGTTAATCAAACAGAAGTCACGAAATTGAAACAGGTTGTTCGAAATCTAGACCCAAATGCCTTCGTAATTGTAACAAATGCCACAGAAGTTTTGGGCGAAGGGTTTAAAAAGTAG
- a CDS encoding cytochrome c: MKKLLTALFGAALILGACGGDEPTPAPAEPAPSETPADETAAGTFDATRAEAAYQSCIGCHGGDLQGQGNNPAITGLTAEEVLAAIQAGPGIMPANMVTGEEAENLAAWVAAQ; encoded by the coding sequence ATGAAAAAACTACTTACAGCATTATTCGGTGCAGCGTTAATTCTAGGTGCATGTGGTGGCGATGAGCCAACTCCAGCTCCAGCAGAGCCAGCACCATCTGAAACTCCAGCTGACGAAACAGCAGCAGGTACATTTGATGCAACAAGAGCAGAAGCTGCTTACCAATCATGTATTGGCTGTCACGGTGGCGACTTACAAGGTCAAGGAAATAACCCAGCAATCACAGGCTTAACAGCTGAAGAAGTTTTAGCTGCGATCCAAGCAGGTCCTGGAATTATGCCAGCTAACATGGTTACAGGTGAAGAAGCTGAAAACTTAGCAGCATGGGTTGCTGCTCAATAA
- a CDS encoding cytochrome c — protein sequence MKKLIVALVGAAFVLGACGGNNAAPQERLKPEDVTLPDTYDAARAEAAYTKSCAACHGVDLQGGGAHPYPITGISKEELYIAIVQGVGVMPANLVTGEEAENLAVWMADQE from the coding sequence ATGAAGAAATTAATCGTAGCACTAGTTGGCGCGGCTTTCGTATTAGGAGCCTGTGGCGGAAATAACGCAGCACCACAAGAGAGATTAAAACCTGAAGACGTTACGTTACCAGATACATACGATGCAGCGCGTGCTGAAGCGGCCTATACAAAATCTTGTGCAGCCTGTCATGGTGTTGATTTACAAGGTGGAGGCGCCCACCCATACCCGATTACAGGGATAAGCAAAGAAGAACTGTATATCGCGATCGTTCAGGGGGTTGGAGTGATGCCGGCCAATTTAGTCACGGGTGAAGAGGCAGAAAACTTAGCTGTTTGGATGGCAGATCAAGAATAG